One part of the Symphalangus syndactylus isolate Jambi chromosome 1, NHGRI_mSymSyn1-v2.1_pri, whole genome shotgun sequence genome encodes these proteins:
- the CETN1 gene encoding centrin-1, which translates to MASSFKKPSAASTSQKRKVAPKPELTEDQKQEVREAFDLFDVDGSGTIDVKELKVAMRALGFEPRKEEMKKMISEMDKEGTGKISFNDFLAVMTQKMSEKDTKEDILKAFRLFDDDETGKISYKNLKRVANELGENLTDEELQEMIDEADRDGDGEVNEEEFLRMMRKTNLY; encoded by the coding sequence atggcttccagcttcaagAAGCCCAGCGCTGCCTCCACCAGCCAAAAGAGAAAGGTGGCACCTAAGCCCGAGCTCACTGAAGATCAGAAGCAAGAAGTTCGGGAAGCGTTTGACCTCTTCGACGTGGACGGAAGCGGGACCATCGACGTGAAGGAGCTGAAGGTGGCCATGAGAGCGCTGGGCTTCGAACCCAGGAaggaagagatgaagaaaatgatcTCCGAGATGGACAAGGAAGGCACGGGGAAGATCAGCTTCAATGACTTCCTGGCCGTGATGACTCAGAAGATGTCCGAGAAGGACACCAAAGAAGACATCCTGAAGGCCTTCAGGCTCTTTGATGACGATGAGACCGGGAAGATCTCGTACAAAAACCTGAAGCGTGTGGCCAACGAGCTGGGGGAAAACCTCACGGATGAGGAGCTGCAGGAGATGATCGACGAAGCTGATCGGGACGGGGACGGCGAAGTGAATGAGGAGGAGTTCCTTCGGATGATGAGGAAGACCAACCTTTACTAA